The following are encoded together in the Kribbella sp. CA-293567 genome:
- a CDS encoding response regulator transcription factor produces the protein MTDDGMAIVDGGQPPIKVMVVDDQDLVRDGIAMILDGQPDIEVVAQAVDGADAIRKAAAVLDLGVVLMDVRMPVMDGIEATRRLAGTPNAPRVLILTTFDLDEYVYDALRAGASGFLLKRSSRDELINAVRVIAAGDALLAPPVTRRLIDRFADNRLDPAVASRLDVLTAREREVLVLVAKGNSNAEIAAGLHLTEHTVKTHVSRMLAKTGLRDRVQAVILAYDAGLVTAGPQR, from the coding sequence GTGACTGACGATGGGATGGCGATCGTGGATGGTGGGCAGCCGCCGATCAAGGTGATGGTGGTGGACGACCAGGATCTGGTCCGGGACGGGATCGCGATGATCCTGGACGGTCAGCCGGATATCGAGGTGGTGGCGCAGGCCGTCGACGGGGCGGACGCGATTCGGAAGGCCGCCGCGGTGCTGGATCTCGGCGTGGTGCTGATGGACGTCCGGATGCCGGTGATGGACGGGATCGAGGCGACCCGGCGGCTGGCCGGTACGCCGAACGCGCCGCGGGTGCTGATCCTGACCACCTTCGACCTCGACGAGTACGTGTACGACGCGCTGCGGGCGGGCGCGAGCGGGTTCCTGCTGAAACGGTCGTCGCGGGACGAGTTGATCAACGCCGTCCGGGTGATCGCGGCCGGTGACGCGTTGCTGGCGCCGCCGGTGACGCGGCGGCTGATCGACCGGTTCGCCGACAATCGGCTCGACCCGGCGGTGGCCTCCCGGCTGGACGTGCTGACCGCGCGCGAGCGGGAGGTGCTCGTCCTGGTCGCGAAGGGCAACTCCAACGCCGAGATCGCCGCCGGGCTGCACCTGACCGAGCACACGGTGAAGACGCACGTCAGCCGGATGCTGGCCAAGACGGGACTCCGGGATCGCGTCCAGGCGGTGATCCTGGCCTACGACGCGGGGCTGGTGACGGCCGGCCCGCAGCGCTGA
- a CDS encoding heat shock protein transcriptional repressor HspR, with the protein MGIPFSQVPTWDDRTPIYVISVAAQLAGMHPQTLRQYDRLGLVTPSRASGRGRRYSAYDVARLRYVQHLSQEEGVNLAGIRHILELQSEVEGLRHTVNKLLAEVQRGVGVSRQQTQRSRVFSAGPAGDVIAMGRQQTTTRWIRTQPLELDQR; encoded by the coding sequence ATGGGCATCCCGTTCAGCCAGGTGCCGACCTGGGACGACCGCACCCCGATCTACGTGATCTCGGTGGCGGCCCAACTGGCCGGCATGCACCCGCAGACGCTGCGGCAGTACGACCGGCTCGGGCTGGTGACGCCGAGCCGGGCGAGCGGGCGCGGGCGGCGCTACTCGGCGTACGACGTGGCGCGGTTGCGCTACGTGCAGCACCTGTCGCAGGAGGAGGGCGTGAATCTGGCGGGCATCAGGCACATCCTCGAGCTCCAGTCGGAGGTCGAGGGCCTGCGCCACACGGTGAACAAGCTCCTCGCCGAGGTGCAGCGTGGGGTCGGCGTCTCGCGTCAGCAGACCCAACGCAGCCGGGTCTTCTCGGCCGGCCCGGCCGGCGACGTGATCGCCATGGGCCGTCAGCAGACCACCACCCGGTGGATCCGCACCCAGCCACTGGAGCTGGACCAGCGCTGA
- a CDS encoding GNAT family N-acetyltransferase, whose translation MTIIVQTDRLVIRDWEEDDAEAALEIYGSADVAQWLSPAIERVTDVATMRVILQAWIEAQPNFVVPAGRWAVVRQEDGEVVGGLLIRLLPPYEEDLEIGWQLRPSAWGNGYASEASRGLTKWAFDEGSTDELYAVARPNNKRAIATAARLGMEWVGETDKYYDLNLQVYRIRASEFKA comes from the coding sequence GTGACGATCATCGTGCAGACAGACCGGCTGGTGATCCGGGACTGGGAAGAAGACGACGCCGAGGCCGCGCTCGAGATCTACGGCTCGGCCGACGTGGCTCAGTGGTTGTCGCCGGCCATCGAGCGGGTCACCGACGTCGCGACCATGCGGGTGATCCTGCAGGCCTGGATCGAGGCGCAACCGAACTTCGTCGTACCGGCGGGCCGCTGGGCGGTGGTGCGGCAGGAGGACGGTGAAGTCGTCGGTGGGCTGCTGATCCGGTTGCTGCCGCCGTACGAGGAGGACCTGGAGATCGGCTGGCAGTTGCGGCCGAGCGCCTGGGGCAACGGCTACGCGAGCGAGGCGAGCCGGGGGCTGACGAAGTGGGCCTTCGACGAGGGCTCGACCGACGAGCTGTACGCGGTCGCCCGGCCGAACAACAAGCGCGCGATCGCGACTGCGGCCCGGCTCGGGATGGAGTGGGTCGGCGAGACCGACAAGTACTACGACCTCAACCTGCAGGTCTACCGGATCCGCGCCTCGGAGTTCAAAGCCTGA
- a CDS encoding glycosyltransferase 87 family protein has translation MKPIYEALVRRHFQLLLLAVALTPLLYFSWSGNVDLNVYRTGGYAWLNDISLYSEGFGQLVPWVALPFTYPPLAAVLFVPLHLLPMPLADLALCITSAAALTATMLVVSSRLLRDRGRPSVMLGLAATVAAFAFEPVRSTIGFGQVNLILMALVTLDCLLPRTRWPRGVLVGLAAAIKLTPAVFVLYFLVRRQYREAAVAVATFVGLAVLGFAFAPRDSAKYWFGVLFDPDRIGGATYAYNQCFQAFLSRVMADGPVRSLLWLGLVAVTGVLAAVAARRARAAGDDVLALLAIATWGLLASPVSWSHHWVWVVPAALYLGCHRHYWMLAATILFLIGPHTMLDPEGRHWSWPGQFFGAAYVILGLAFLTTAALSQTFCRDRTEQAQALNSEARIR, from the coding sequence ATGAAGCCGATCTACGAAGCTCTCGTCCGCAGGCACTTCCAACTCCTGTTACTGGCGGTCGCTCTCACTCCGCTGCTCTACTTCAGCTGGTCCGGCAATGTAGACCTCAACGTCTACCGCACCGGCGGCTACGCCTGGCTCAACGACATCAGCCTGTACTCCGAAGGTTTCGGGCAACTCGTCCCGTGGGTGGCGCTCCCGTTCACCTACCCACCGCTCGCCGCCGTGCTCTTCGTCCCGCTGCACCTGCTCCCGATGCCACTGGCCGACCTCGCTCTCTGCATCACCAGCGCGGCAGCACTGACGGCGACCATGCTCGTGGTGTCCTCCCGGTTGCTGCGCGACCGAGGCCGGCCGTCCGTAATGCTCGGTTTGGCCGCGACCGTCGCCGCCTTCGCATTCGAACCGGTCCGGTCGACGATCGGCTTCGGCCAGGTCAACCTCATCCTGATGGCCTTGGTGACGCTCGACTGCCTGCTGCCCCGGACCCGCTGGCCCCGTGGGGTCCTGGTCGGTCTCGCCGCAGCGATCAAGCTCACGCCCGCGGTGTTCGTGCTCTACTTCCTGGTCCGCCGGCAGTACCGCGAAGCCGCCGTCGCGGTCGCCACCTTCGTCGGGCTGGCCGTGCTCGGGTTCGCTTTCGCGCCGCGTGACTCCGCGAAGTACTGGTTCGGGGTGCTGTTCGATCCGGACCGGATCGGCGGCGCGACGTACGCGTACAACCAGTGCTTCCAGGCGTTCCTGAGCCGAGTGATGGCCGATGGGCCGGTCCGGTCGCTGCTGTGGCTCGGGTTGGTGGCGGTGACCGGCGTGCTGGCGGCGGTGGCGGCTCGCCGGGCGCGCGCCGCCGGCGACGACGTACTGGCGCTGCTCGCGATCGCCACCTGGGGACTGCTCGCGTCACCCGTGAGCTGGTCGCACCACTGGGTGTGGGTCGTCCCGGCCGCGCTCTACCTGGGCTGCCACCGTCACTATTGGATGCTGGCAGCAACTATCCTGTTTCTGATCGGGCCGCACACCATGCTCGACCCGGAAGGCCGGCACTGGTCCTGGCCCGGGCAGTTCTTCGGCGCGGCGTACGTCATCCTGGGGCTGGCGTTCCTGACCACGGCAGCCCTGTCGCAGACCTTCTGCCGGGACCGCACCGAGCAGGCTCAGGCTTTGAACTCCGAGGCGCGGATCCGGTAG
- a CDS encoding glycosyltransferase 87 family protein — protein MTTSPVLQPVRTRSLLPAFLLAAVAIVTLCVALWPPTATMSDLRVYFAAAKGFVDGEDIYTIHHQYPGMGLGFTYPPFAAMIMAPLAVGEQFARLLITLLSAISLLVAGWVTARAVRPHWSRDRALGAGLVCAAAGLALEPVSSTFGMGQINLILLALLMVDLLGHTPRRFRGVLIGVATGIKLTPGIFIVFLLVTRRFREAAVASAATAGTLLLGWLVVPGPTVEFWTKYIFDPGRPGPAHYISNQSLRGAIARLTGNSGITGPLWLLGALIIGSGGLLIARRLYDAGRSLDAVVATGITGLLVSPISWSNHWIWVLPAVAVVWSWATRSRALQVFAGVWTLVFAIGLPWKAPWAHDQEFHHTFPQALVGNSYTIAAIAFLVTGLVTLALKTEELG, from the coding sequence ATGACCACAAGTCCCGTTCTCCAGCCGGTCCGAACCCGGAGTCTGCTGCCGGCTTTCCTGCTTGCCGCGGTCGCGATCGTCACGCTCTGTGTGGCGCTCTGGCCGCCGACGGCCACGATGTCCGACCTGCGCGTCTACTTCGCCGCGGCGAAGGGGTTCGTCGACGGCGAGGACATCTACACGATCCATCACCAGTACCCGGGGATGGGCCTCGGCTTCACCTATCCGCCGTTCGCGGCGATGATCATGGCGCCGCTGGCGGTCGGCGAGCAGTTCGCGCGGTTGCTGATCACGTTGCTGTCGGCAATCTCCCTGCTGGTCGCAGGCTGGGTGACGGCACGGGCGGTCCGGCCGCACTGGTCCCGCGACCGTGCCCTCGGCGCCGGGCTGGTCTGTGCCGCAGCCGGGTTGGCGCTCGAGCCGGTGAGCTCGACCTTCGGGATGGGTCAGATCAACCTCATACTGCTCGCCCTGCTGATGGTGGACCTGCTCGGCCACACGCCACGCCGGTTCCGCGGCGTACTGATCGGCGTTGCCACCGGCATCAAACTCACGCCGGGCATCTTCATCGTCTTCCTGCTGGTGACCAGGCGCTTCCGTGAGGCCGCGGTCGCCTCCGCGGCAACCGCCGGCACCCTGCTGCTGGGCTGGCTGGTCGTGCCCGGCCCGACCGTGGAGTTCTGGACCAAGTACATCTTCGATCCCGGCCGCCCGGGTCCCGCGCACTACATCAGCAACCAGTCGCTGCGCGGCGCGATCGCCCGCCTGACCGGGAACTCCGGCATCACCGGCCCACTCTGGCTGCTCGGCGCTCTGATCATCGGCTCTGGCGGCCTGCTGATCGCCCGCCGCCTGTACGACGCCGGCCGGTCGCTGGACGCCGTCGTCGCCACCGGAATCACCGGACTGCTGGTCTCACCGATCTCCTGGTCGAACCACTGGATCTGGGTGCTTCCCGCCGTCGCCGTGGTGTGGTCCTGGGCCACCAGGAGCCGGGCGCTGCAGGTCTTCGCCGGCGTCTGGACGCTGGTCTTCGCCATCGGCCTGCCCTGGAAGGCGCCGTGGGCCCACGACCAGGAGTTCCATCACACCTTCCCGCAGGCACTCGTCGGCAACTCCTACACGATCGCCGCGATCGCCTTCCTGGTAACGGGTTTGGTCACCCTCGCCCTCAAGACCGAGGAACTCGGATGA
- the clpB gene encoding ATP-dependent chaperone ClpB, translated as MDVQRLTTLARETLSVAIRQTSAAGNPTVEPVHLLSALLAQPEGTTIGLLEAAGGDLDAVRRRTAEQLSRLPKASGGSVQAPSLSPKTSDVLNQAEQRALGLGDEFVSTEHLLISLATVEGAAQTALGVTADALLQAFDGMRGNRRITSPEAEGTTKTLEKYGVDLTDRARDGKLDPVIGRDSEIRRVVQVLSRRTKNNPVLIGEPGVGKTAVVEGLAQRIVAGDVPESLRGRRLISLDLGAMVAGAKYRGEFEERLKAVLTEIKESDGQVITFIDELHTVVGAGASGEGAMDAGNMLKPMLARGELRMIGATTLDEYRTRIEKDPALERRFQQVFVGEPSVEDSIAILRGLKERYEAHHKVAISDSALVAAATLSNRYISGRQLPDKAIDLVDEAASRLRMEIDSSPVEIDSLRRTVDRLKMEELALSREEDASSQDRLARLRADLADREEELRALEVRWEKEKSGLNRVGEIKERIDELRGQAERAQRDGELQRASEILYGEIPELTKELEAASAEPQVTDGPDAMVNEEVGPTEIAEVIAMWTGIPTGRLLEGETGKLLRMEDELGERLIGQREAVKAVSDAVRRARAGISDPDRPTGSFLFLGPTGVGKTELAKALADFLFDDERAMVRIDMSEYGEKHSVSRLVGAPPGYVGYEEGGQLTEAVRRRPYSVILLDEVEKAHPEVFDILLQVLDDGRLTDGQGRTVDFRNVLLVLTSNLGSAYLADMSVDDSVKRDQVMNVVRTAFKPEFINRLDEIVLFDALGSEELTKIVGLQIIALQQRLVDRRINLEVGEDAMEWLALTGYDPVYGARPLRRLVQSAIGDELARGLLSGGIRDGDTVRVRLNEAKDALDVTSV; from the coding sequence ATGGATGTTCAACGGTTGACGACGCTGGCCCGGGAAACCCTGTCGGTCGCGATCCGTCAGACCTCCGCGGCGGGCAACCCGACCGTGGAACCGGTTCACCTGCTGTCGGCCCTGCTCGCGCAGCCGGAGGGGACCACGATCGGTCTCCTCGAGGCGGCGGGCGGTGACCTCGACGCGGTACGCCGCCGTACGGCGGAGCAGTTGTCGCGCCTGCCCAAGGCGAGCGGTGGCAGCGTGCAGGCGCCGAGCCTGTCACCGAAGACCAGTGACGTGCTGAACCAGGCGGAGCAGCGCGCGCTCGGGCTCGGGGACGAGTTCGTCTCCACCGAGCACCTGCTGATCTCGCTGGCCACTGTCGAGGGGGCGGCGCAGACCGCCCTGGGCGTCACCGCGGACGCGCTGCTGCAGGCGTTCGACGGGATGCGCGGCAACCGGCGGATCACCTCGCCGGAGGCGGAGGGCACCACCAAGACGCTGGAGAAGTACGGCGTCGACCTGACCGACCGGGCCCGGGACGGCAAGCTCGACCCGGTGATCGGGCGCGACTCGGAGATCCGGCGCGTCGTGCAGGTGCTGTCCCGGCGGACCAAGAACAACCCGGTGCTGATCGGTGAGCCCGGCGTCGGCAAGACCGCCGTCGTCGAGGGGCTGGCCCAGCGCATCGTGGCGGGCGACGTACCGGAGTCCCTGCGGGGCCGCCGGCTGATCAGCCTGGACCTGGGCGCGATGGTGGCCGGCGCGAAGTACCGGGGTGAGTTCGAGGAGCGGCTGAAGGCGGTGCTGACCGAGATCAAGGAGTCGGACGGCCAGGTCATCACGTTCATCGACGAGCTGCACACGGTGGTCGGCGCGGGTGCCTCCGGCGAGGGCGCGATGGACGCCGGCAACATGCTGAAGCCGATGCTGGCCCGGGGTGAGCTGCGAATGATCGGTGCCACCACCCTCGACGAGTACCGGACGCGGATCGAGAAGGACCCGGCGCTGGAGCGGCGGTTCCAGCAGGTGTTCGTGGGCGAGCCCTCGGTCGAGGACTCGATCGCGATCCTGCGCGGTCTGAAGGAGCGCTACGAGGCGCACCACAAGGTCGCCATCTCCGACTCCGCGCTGGTCGCGGCCGCGACCCTGTCGAACCGCTACATCAGCGGCCGGCAGCTGCCCGACAAGGCGATCGACCTGGTCGACGAGGCGGCGTCCCGGCTGCGGATGGAGATCGACTCTTCGCCGGTCGAGATCGACTCACTGCGGCGGACGGTCGACCGGCTGAAGATGGAGGAGCTCGCGCTGTCGCGTGAGGAGGACGCCTCGTCGCAGGACCGGCTGGCCCGGCTGCGGGCCGACCTCGCCGACCGCGAGGAGGAGCTGCGCGCGCTGGAGGTCCGCTGGGAGAAGGAGAAGTCCGGCCTGAACCGGGTCGGTGAGATCAAGGAGCGGATCGACGAGCTGCGCGGCCAGGCCGAGCGGGCCCAGCGCGACGGCGAGCTGCAGCGCGCCTCCGAGATCCTGTACGGCGAGATCCCCGAGCTGACCAAGGAGCTCGAGGCGGCCTCGGCCGAGCCGCAGGTCACCGACGGTCCCGACGCGATGGTCAACGAGGAGGTCGGGCCGACCGAGATCGCCGAGGTGATCGCGATGTGGACCGGCATCCCGACCGGGCGGCTGCTCGAGGGTGAGACCGGCAAGCTGCTCCGGATGGAGGACGAGCTCGGTGAGCGGCTGATCGGTCAGCGCGAGGCGGTCAAGGCCGTCAGCGACGCCGTACGGCGCGCGCGGGCAGGCATCTCCGACCCGGACCGGCCCACCGGTTCGTTCCTGTTCCTCGGGCCGACGGGTGTGGGTAAGACCGAGCTGGCGAAGGCGCTGGCGGACTTCCTGTTCGACGACGAACGCGCGATGGTGCGGATCGACATGTCGGAGTACGGGGAGAAGCACAGCGTCTCCCGGCTGGTCGGCGCGCCTCCTGGCTACGTGGGCTACGAGGAGGGCGGTCAGCTGACCGAGGCGGTGCGCCGCCGGCCCTATTCGGTGATCCTGCTGGACGAGGTGGAGAAGGCCCATCCGGAGGTCTTCGACATCCTGCTGCAGGTGCTCGACGACGGGCGGCTGACCGACGGTCAGGGGCGGACGGTCGACTTCCGCAACGTCCTCCTGGTGCTGACCAGCAACCTCGGCTCGGCGTACCTGGCGGACATGTCGGTCGACGACTCGGTCAAGCGCGACCAGGTGATGAACGTGGTCCGGACGGCGTTCAAGCCAGAGTTCATCAACCGGCTGGACGAGATCGTGCTGTTCGACGCGCTGGGCAGCGAGGAGCTGACCAAGATCGTCGGCCTGCAGATCATCGCGCTGCAGCAGCGGCTGGTGGACCGCCGGATCAACCTGGAGGTCGGCGAGGACGCGATGGAGTGGCTCGCCCTGACCGGCTACGACCCGGTCTACGGCGCCCGGCCGCTGCGCCGGCTGGTTCAGTCGGCCATTGGTGACGAGTTGGCCCGGGGGCTGTTGTCCGGCGGCATCCGTGACGGTGACACCGTCCGCGTCCGCCTGAACGAGGCGAAGGACGCGCTGGACGTCACCTCCGTCTGA
- a CDS encoding sensor histidine kinase codes for MSRSSDVLLAVIGLAITQVQLCKHPGGWPDGSLIVQLLLAVAPALIAVRRVDPVLASVGLVIGTFFSMVLGQVDFVLLAGSLLALWSLADRCRITTAVLVGLVVTGVPMVGRFSWGGFEAALLPSIYREGARDPFRTFAFSEITAAGYNQMLAARWPWWLSIALFAACLLGVLYRVLRRRAVVERTLRERLDDLRGFVLTVVVLDVVLAMTATSLILWDLGRDLGRGYWWSAPDWMPYAIAFSALTLVLRRRWPVGPVVVLAIGALLTYWQTWESWTVLGALAVALYSLAANWRPRHSLPIATAVLVGLPALAALVRYPQLVLVFPELRRYLQWDGFTGRERNFVYEGMVDQQWPALLSLALALPVLGGVLIRLYRRNRATAAREAELEQLTQEQDAAQVVLTERSHIARDLHDVVAHAVNLMVIQAETGPDLLQRGDREVLAGFQRIGDTGRRALGELDRLLSALRDADGVPDPQLAPQPGLAEIRQLVRDVSHERLTVSLQLDGDPSVPPTGHQLTAYRLVQEALTNVARHAEATRAGVVVQVSSEGIGVTVTDDGIGFDLAAARKGGRHGLAGMRERVRIHDGRLEIRSAPGSGTVIEAWLPVATPGKKVPEASNAAVAGGAGMRDAATSVDGGAAGVGADGAGGAA; via the coding sequence ATGAGTCGCTCGTCGGACGTGCTGCTGGCCGTCATCGGTCTGGCGATCACCCAGGTCCAGCTGTGCAAGCATCCCGGCGGCTGGCCGGACGGCTCCTTGATCGTCCAACTGCTGCTGGCTGTCGCACCCGCCCTGATCGCCGTCCGGCGAGTGGACCCGGTGCTCGCCTCCGTCGGGCTGGTGATCGGCACGTTCTTCTCGATGGTGCTCGGCCAGGTCGACTTCGTCCTGCTGGCCGGTTCGCTGCTCGCGTTGTGGTCGCTGGCCGACCGCTGCCGCATCACCACGGCGGTGTTGGTGGGGCTGGTCGTCACGGGTGTGCCGATGGTGGGCAGGTTCAGCTGGGGTGGTTTCGAGGCAGCACTCCTGCCCTCGATCTATCGCGAGGGGGCGCGAGACCCCTTCCGGACCTTCGCCTTCAGCGAGATCACCGCCGCGGGGTACAACCAGATGCTGGCGGCGAGATGGCCGTGGTGGCTCTCGATCGCGCTTTTCGCGGCGTGTCTGCTCGGGGTGCTCTACCGGGTTCTCCGCCGGCGCGCGGTCGTGGAACGGACACTCCGGGAACGGCTCGACGATCTGCGCGGCTTCGTCCTGACGGTGGTCGTGCTCGACGTGGTGCTGGCGATGACGGCGACGTCGCTCATCCTGTGGGACCTGGGCCGGGATCTCGGCCGGGGCTACTGGTGGAGCGCGCCGGACTGGATGCCGTACGCAATCGCTTTCTCGGCCCTGACGCTGGTACTCCGGCGGCGCTGGCCGGTCGGGCCGGTGGTGGTGCTCGCGATCGGCGCCCTGCTGACCTACTGGCAGACCTGGGAAAGCTGGACGGTACTCGGTGCGCTGGCGGTGGCGCTCTACTCCTTGGCGGCCAACTGGCGGCCCCGGCATTCGTTGCCCATAGCAACGGCCGTGCTGGTGGGGTTGCCGGCGCTGGCCGCGTTGGTGCGGTACCCGCAGCTGGTGCTCGTCTTCCCGGAACTCAGGCGGTATCTGCAATGGGACGGCTTCACCGGGCGGGAACGCAACTTCGTCTACGAAGGCATGGTGGACCAGCAGTGGCCGGCGCTGCTGTCGTTGGCATTGGCGCTGCCGGTCCTGGGCGGAGTACTGATCCGGCTGTACCGGCGGAACAGGGCGACCGCGGCTCGTGAGGCCGAGCTGGAGCAGTTGACGCAGGAGCAGGACGCGGCGCAGGTGGTGCTGACCGAGCGGTCGCACATCGCGCGGGACCTGCACGACGTCGTCGCGCACGCGGTGAACCTGATGGTGATCCAGGCCGAGACCGGGCCGGATCTGTTGCAACGTGGGGATCGAGAGGTGCTGGCCGGGTTCCAGCGAATCGGTGATACCGGGCGGCGGGCGCTCGGCGAGCTGGATCGGCTGCTGTCGGCGCTGCGGGATGCAGATGGCGTGCCGGATCCGCAGTTGGCACCGCAGCCGGGGCTGGCGGAGATCAGGCAGTTGGTACGGGATGTCTCGCACGAGCGGCTGACGGTGTCGTTGCAGCTGGACGGTGATCCTTCGGTGCCGCCGACGGGGCATCAGTTGACGGCGTACCGGTTGGTGCAGGAGGCGTTGACCAATGTGGCGAGGCACGCCGAGGCGACGAGAGCGGGAGTGGTGGTGCAGGTCAGCAGCGAGGGGATCGGGGTCACGGTGACGGATGACGGGATCGGCTTCGACCTCGCGGCGGCCCGCAAGGGTGGTCGGCACGGGCTCGCGGGGATGCGTGAGCGGGTGCGTATCCACGACGGGAGACTGGAGATTCGGTCGGCGCCGGGGTCGGGGACGGTGATCGAGGCCTGGTTGCCGGTGGCCACGCCGGGGAAAAAGGTGCCTGAGGCAAGCAATGCGGCGGTGGCCGGGGGAGCGGGGATGAGGGATGCCGCCACGTCGGTGGACGGCGGGGCGGCCGGGGTGGGGGCCGACGGGGCTGGTGGTGCGGCGTGA
- the dnaJ gene encoding molecular chaperone DnaJ, with protein sequence MSTKDWLEKDFYKVLGVSKTAEPDEIKKAYRKLARKFHPDSNAGDASAEAKFKEVSEAYDVVGDVKKRKEYDEARRLFGSGGFRMPGGAGQAGGQGFGFDVGDLFNRGGQPSGSGGGLGDILGGMFGGGAGRTTATTSTARPRRGADIETEATIEFAEAVNGVTVALRMTSDEPCKTCRGTGAKYGTVPKVCLKCEGTGMQTSVQGGVFAMTEPCTECKGRGLVVDQPCETCHGSGRGQSSKTMQVRIPAGVQDAQRIRLKGKGAAGERGGPAGDLYVSVHVKPHRIFGRQGEHLTLAVPVSFTEAALGAEIKVPTLDGLPVTVRIPAGTANGSKLRVRGKGSVRRDGTKGDLLLTIEVQVPHELSDEQREKLQAFSTASATDDLRAGLFGSP encoded by the coding sequence ATGAGTACGAAAGACTGGTTGGAGAAGGACTTCTACAAGGTTCTCGGCGTCTCCAAGACGGCTGAGCCGGACGAGATCAAGAAGGCCTACCGCAAGCTGGCGCGCAAGTTCCACCCGGACTCCAACGCCGGGGACGCGTCGGCCGAGGCCAAGTTCAAGGAGGTCTCCGAGGCGTACGACGTGGTCGGAGACGTCAAGAAGCGCAAGGAGTACGACGAGGCCCGCCGGTTGTTCGGCAGCGGTGGCTTCCGGATGCCGGGTGGCGCCGGCCAGGCCGGTGGACAGGGGTTCGGCTTCGATGTCGGCGACCTGTTCAACCGGGGTGGCCAGCCCAGTGGCAGCGGCGGCGGTCTCGGCGACATCCTGGGCGGCATGTTCGGCGGTGGTGCCGGCCGTACGACGGCCACCACCTCGACGGCCCGGCCGCGCCGGGGCGCCGATATCGAGACCGAGGCGACGATCGAGTTCGCCGAGGCCGTCAACGGGGTCACCGTCGCGCTCCGGATGACCAGCGACGAGCCCTGCAAGACGTGCCGCGGCACCGGGGCGAAATACGGGACCGTGCCGAAGGTCTGCCTCAAGTGCGAAGGCACCGGAATGCAGACCTCGGTCCAGGGTGGCGTCTTCGCGATGACCGAGCCGTGCACCGAGTGCAAGGGTCGTGGCCTGGTCGTCGACCAGCCCTGCGAGACCTGCCACGGCTCCGGCCGCGGTCAGTCGAGCAAGACCATGCAGGTCCGCATCCCGGCGGGCGTGCAGGACGCGCAGCGGATCCGGCTCAAGGGCAAGGGCGCGGCGGGCGAGCGTGGTGGACCCGCCGGGGACCTCTACGTGAGCGTGCACGTCAAGCCGCACCGGATCTTCGGCCGGCAGGGCGAGCACCTGACCCTGGCGGTCCCGGTGAGCTTCACCGAGGCGGCGCTGGGGGCCGAGATCAAGGTCCCGACGCTGGACGGGCTTCCGGTCACCGTCCGGATCCCGGCCGGTACCGCGAACGGCAGCAAGTTGCGGGTCCGTGGCAAGGGCTCGGTGCGACGCGACGGGACGAAGGGTGACCTGTTGCTGACCATCGAGGTGCAGGTGCCGCACGAGTTGAGCGACGAGCAGCGCGAGAAGCTGCAGGCGTTCAGCACGGCGTCGGCCACCGACGATCTGCGTGCCGGGTTGTTCGGGAGTCCCTGA
- a CDS encoding ArsC/Spx/MgsR family protein: MEIWINPACSKCRAATAALDEAGVTYTVRRYLDDPPTAAELEAVLTRLDLDPWHITRLNEPAATPLKTLPRDAAHRADWIEALMADPILIQRPILTTDDGTTAIARDQETLSRLLGD, encoded by the coding sequence ATGGAGATCTGGATCAACCCGGCCTGCTCGAAGTGCCGCGCCGCCACCGCCGCGCTGGACGAAGCCGGCGTCACCTACACCGTCCGCCGCTACCTGGACGACCCACCCACGGCCGCGGAACTGGAAGCAGTCCTGACCCGACTCGACCTGGACCCCTGGCACATCACCCGCCTCAACGAGCCCGCCGCGACGCCGCTGAAAACGCTGCCCCGGGACGCGGCCCACCGCGCCGACTGGATCGAGGCCCTGATGGCCGACCCGATCCTGATCCAGCGCCCCATCCTCACCACCGACGACGGCACCACCGCCATCGCCCGAGACCAGGAAACCCTCAGCCGCCTGCTCGGCGACTGA